A region from the Prevotella melaninogenica genome encodes:
- the tnpC gene encoding IS66 family transposase: protein MNTSNNKTASNYHFLTREDVINLLEQKDMELKSKDVELKSKNVELKQKDAELKQKDEELKQKDAELARKSQRILELERMVFGRRSEKRLPESPNGWAGSFFDKDWAKEGKQLSGEIPTIIKEVEKQAKQRREASCNARSTRKGKPYASYVPKDIERVVTEIYPDGYDENRMVIIGHDKTEHLCLRPSSFYVKVEDRIVCRLKDAKPTDAKIDILEAPLQKQAVDCFADASLLAEIITGKFVYHLPEYRQSTRWKEHGINIPTSTINSWVHSTANALYPLYKLQAKLILQSPYLQVDETSVQVADRKGKTRKGYLWGVRDALHCRGVFFHWKEGSRSGAVPDELFKGYHGAIQSDGYEAYSRFENVQGIELLGCMAHVRRKFEHLSTNDKNAAHIVKMIAVLYELEANLKHSNASYEEIQAERKSKAYPILKALEAYMKEVHKEYLPGEAMEKALRYAFSVWIRISRYVQDGRFNIDNNLMEQAIRPITLGRKNYLFCGNNEGAENNAIFYTFMACCREAKIEPNVWLRQVLAKPLLDMEDEELIKLLPINYK, encoded by the coding sequence ATGAATACATCCAACAATAAGACTGCGTCTAACTATCATTTTTTAACTCGAGAAGATGTTATAAATCTTCTTGAGCAGAAAGACATGGAGCTTAAAAGTAAGGATGTAGAACTTAAGAGCAAGAATGTAGAACTTAAGCAGAAGGATGCAGAACTTAAGCAAAAGGACGAAGAGCTTAAGCAAAAGGATGCAGAGTTAGCAAGAAAATCTCAACGTATTCTTGAACTTGAGCGTATGGTATTCGGTAGACGTAGCGAAAAGCGTTTACCTGAGAGTCCCAACGGCTGGGCAGGTTCGTTCTTTGATAAAGATTGGGCAAAAGAAGGTAAACAACTTTCGGGGGAAATACCAACTATCATTAAGGAAGTAGAGAAGCAAGCTAAGCAGCGCAGGGAAGCAAGCTGTAACGCTCGTTCTACGAGAAAAGGCAAGCCATATGCCTCTTATGTTCCTAAGGATATAGAGCGTGTGGTTACTGAGATTTATCCAGACGGTTATGATGAAAACCGTATGGTTATCATCGGTCACGATAAGACAGAACACTTGTGCTTACGTCCCTCAAGCTTTTATGTTAAGGTTGAAGACCGCATCGTCTGCCGTTTGAAAGATGCAAAACCCACGGATGCAAAGATTGACATACTGGAAGCTCCTTTACAGAAGCAAGCTGTGGATTGTTTTGCCGATGCCTCTCTGCTGGCTGAGATTATCACAGGAAAGTTTGTCTATCATTTGCCAGAGTATAGACAAAGCACCAGATGGAAAGAGCATGGCATCAACATCCCAACCTCTACCATAAACAGCTGGGTTCACAGCACAGCTAACGCTTTATATCCTCTATATAAACTCCAAGCGAAGTTGATTTTACAGAGTCCCTACTTACAAGTTGATGAGACAAGCGTACAAGTTGCCGACCGTAAGGGTAAGACTCGCAAGGGTTATCTGTGGGGAGTAAGAGATGCGCTGCACTGCCGAGGGGTCTTCTTTCATTGGAAGGAAGGTTCACGATCGGGAGCTGTACCCGACGAACTCTTCAAAGGCTATCATGGTGCTATACAATCCGATGGGTATGAAGCTTACAGCAGATTTGAAAACGTTCAAGGCATAGAGCTCTTGGGATGTATGGCACATGTCCGGCGAAAGTTCGAGCATTTATCGACAAATGATAAGAATGCCGCCCATATCGTTAAGATGATCGCTGTACTCTACGAGTTAGAAGCAAACTTAAAACACAGTAACGCCAGCTACGAAGAGATTCAGGCTGAAAGAAAATCCAAAGCATATCCTATATTAAAGGCTCTTGAAGCATATATGAAGGAGGTACACAAGGAGTATCTCCCTGGCGAAGCTATGGAGAAAGCTCTGCGCTATGCCTTCTCCGTATGGATACGTATCAGCCGATACGTACAAGATGGGCGTTTCAATATAGACAACAATCTTATGGAGCAAGCCATCAGACCCATTACGTTAGGAAGGAAGAACTATCTTTTCTGTGGCAACAACGAAGGAGCTGAAAACAATGCCATCTTCTATACGTTCATGGCATGTTGTAGGGAGGCAAAGATAGAACCTAATGTGTGGTTAAGGCAGGTATTAGCAAAACCCTTGCTGGACATGGAGGATGAGGAATTGATTAAGCTGCTACCCATAAACTATAAATAG
- a CDS encoding heavy metal-binding domain-containing protein — MIITTTPTIEGRPIKEYKGIVTGETIIGANFLKDFLAGIRDFIGGRSGAYEKVLREGKETSILEMMQRAEVLGANAIVGIDLDYETVGQGGSMLMVTCSGTAVVI; from the coding sequence ATGATTATTACAACAACCCCAACCATTGAAGGTCGTCCTATCAAAGAGTATAAAGGAATTGTCACAGGAGAGACAATTATCGGTGCTAACTTCCTAAAAGACTTCCTTGCTGGCATCAGGGACTTCATAGGTGGACGTAGCGGAGCCTATGAAAAGGTGCTGCGTGAAGGCAAAGAAACCTCCATTCTGGAAATGATGCAACGTGCAGAAGTGCTTGGTGCCAACGCTATTGTTGGTATCGATCTTGATTATGAGACCGTCGGGCAGGGTGGATCTATGCTCATGGTCACCTGTTCTGGTACTGCCGTGGTTATATAA
- a CDS encoding DUF4250 domain-containing protein: MDYLPKNPAILVSSVNMLLRDEEFDTLESLCYHFNEDVEKLKAYLHDAGYVYSEEQHQFRPIGFDD, encoded by the coding sequence ATGGATTATTTACCAAAAAACCCTGCGATATTGGTAAGCAGTGTAAACATGTTACTTCGTGATGAAGAGTTTGACACTTTGGAGTCACTCTGTTACCATTTCAATGAAGATGTAGAGAAACTTAAAGCCTACTTGCATGATGCTGGCTATGTATATAGTGAAGAACAGCATCAGTTTCGTCCAATAGGCTTTGATGATTGA
- the cdd gene encoding cytidine deaminase — MKTIDISIKIGFCQVEELSTADQHLIQRAVEATGNSYSPYSRFRVGAALLLADGTEVIGANQENAAFPSGLCAERSAIFAAQSVYPGQAVTTLAIAAANEYGLMRDPIVPCGACRQVILEIEDRYKQPIRILLYGTNGVYVINSVKDLLPLQFIGESMK, encoded by the coding sequence ATGAAAACAATAGACATAAGCATTAAGATTGGTTTTTGCCAAGTAGAGGAACTCTCTACGGCTGATCAGCACCTCATTCAAAGAGCTGTTGAGGCAACTGGTAATAGTTATTCTCCTTATAGCCGCTTCCGTGTTGGTGCTGCTTTGCTGCTTGCCGATGGTACAGAAGTTATCGGAGCCAATCAGGAGAATGCTGCTTTTCCATCGGGCTTATGCGCTGAGCGCTCAGCTATCTTTGCTGCTCAGTCTGTTTATCCAGGTCAAGCAGTCACTACTCTTGCCATTGCAGCAGCTAATGAGTATGGTTTGATGCGCGACCCGATAGTACCTTGTGGTGCCTGTCGTCAAGTTATTTTAGAGATAGAAGATCGTTATAAACAACCTATTCGTATTCTTCTTTATGGTACGAATGGCGTATATGTTATCAATAGTGTAAAGGACTTATTACCTCTCCAATTTATAGGAGAATCGATGAAGTAG
- the murI gene encoding glutamate racemase, whose product MTKYSKQPGPIGIFDSGYGGLTILHGIRQLLPEYDYLYLGDNARAPYGSRSFDVVYQFTRQAVMKLFELGCQLVILGCNTASAKALRTIQQNDLPHLDPDRRVLGVIRPTAEVIGRLTHSRHVGVLATEGTIKSNSYNLEIQKLWNDVKVTGVPCPLWVPIIENNEADSPGADYFVKKRLDHIMRLDPQIDTLILGCTHYPILMPKILKHVPRGVRIVPQGEYVAESLQDYFRRHPDMDARCTKHATVKYFTTENPEKFKETARIFLHEQVNVEHVDLE is encoded by the coding sequence ATGACAAAGTATTCTAAACAGCCAGGACCTATCGGTATCTTCGATTCTGGATATGGCGGACTGACCATCCTGCATGGTATTCGTCAGCTACTTCCTGAATACGATTATCTTTACTTGGGTGATAATGCGCGTGCTCCCTATGGTTCACGCTCCTTTGATGTGGTTTATCAGTTCACTCGTCAGGCTGTGATGAAACTCTTCGAACTCGGTTGCCAATTGGTTATCTTAGGTTGCAACACCGCTTCTGCCAAAGCACTCCGTACAATTCAGCAGAATGACTTGCCCCATCTCGACCCTGATAGGCGTGTGTTAGGTGTGATTCGTCCTACGGCAGAGGTGATAGGGAGGCTTACACACTCTCGCCATGTGGGCGTGTTGGCTACTGAAGGAACTATCAAGAGCAATAGTTATAACCTCGAAATACAAAAGCTGTGGAATGATGTGAAAGTAACGGGTGTTCCTTGTCCACTTTGGGTGCCAATCATCGAGAATAATGAGGCAGACAGTCCCGGTGCTGACTATTTCGTGAAAAAGCGACTCGACCATATCATGCGACTCGACCCACAGATTGATACGCTCATTCTTGGCTGCACGCATTATCCTATCCTTATGCCAAAGATATTAAAGCATGTGCCACGTGGCGTGCGAATTGTACCACAAGGAGAGTATGTGGCGGAGAGCCTACAAGACTATTTTCGTCGTCATCCCGATATGGATGCTCGTTGTACTAAGCATGCGACAGTGAAATATTTCACCACCGAAAACCCAGAAAAGTTCAAAGAAACGGCACGTATCTTCCTACATGAGCAAGTCAATGTTGAGCATGTAGACTTGGAGTAA
- a CDS encoding OmpH family outer membrane protein — translation MKKLFFSLAFMLLPLLAVAQQSVPAFKFAYFSYDKVLHAMTDYATATRSLNELKAKYDAETKRSVDDFNSRYEDFLEVQRKLEPSILRKRQAELEELMERNIAFRKESERLLKKAEEDIYAPVRTKLNNTVRQMGKESGYAFILNTDNNSVPFVNTAMGEDVTEALITALK, via the coding sequence ATGAAAAAGCTATTCTTTTCCCTTGCTTTCATGCTTTTGCCACTCTTGGCAGTAGCACAGCAGAGTGTTCCTGCATTTAAGTTTGCTTACTTTAGCTATGATAAAGTGTTACACGCAATGACAGACTATGCAACAGCAACACGTAGTCTTAATGAACTGAAAGCGAAGTATGATGCAGAAACGAAGCGTTCTGTTGATGATTTCAATAGCCGATATGAAGATTTCTTGGAAGTACAGCGTAAGTTGGAACCATCTATTCTTCGCAAGCGACAGGCTGAATTAGAGGAACTGATGGAGCGCAACATTGCGTTCCGTAAGGAATCTGAACGGCTGCTGAAGAAGGCAGAAGAGGATATCTACGCACCTGTTCGCACAAAGTTAAACAATACTGTACGTCAGATGGGCAAAGAAAGCGGTTACGCTTTCATCCTGAATACTGATAATAACAGTGTTCCATTCGTAAATACAGCGATGGGAGAGGATGTTACAGAGGCGTTGATAACAGCCTTGAAATAA